The stretch of DNA aaatgatccagatttttatcgaaaaatcatcttcagcgataaGGCCCATTtttggctgaatggcttcgtctaTAAGCAAAacatgcgttattggtcaggcagcaatccacacgtactccatgagtcaccattgcatcccgaaaaaaataaggtttggtgcggtttatggtccggcggcgtcattgggccgtacttcttccgtgatgatcgaGACCgacacgttactgtgaatgggaatcgctatcGTTCAATGATAAACCAATGTgatttcaacaggacggcgccacaagccacacagcgaatttaatAATCGGTTTACTGAAATCCATGTTTGGTGGGGGTGTTATCTCACTAAATGGCCCAGACAGAGGCGTCCAATTGGCCTCTGTCTGGACTTCTGCTCGTGGTCGAAATTGAAATCGGAAATCGATATATCTGATACATTGGAAAACAATAATGCATCAAAATACGTTCTTCTTCAAAATACGTTGCATGAATGAATGACCATCTTACGTCCATAGTGATTTGGATTGCGATGAATCTGCTGTTTTATCTTTTTTCTCCGAATGTTAGGTTCTGACGAACCGCTTGTGTTGtggatttgtttgaattttcaatgaACCAGTTTTTTTGACAGTTCTATGATGCGAACAATGAATCCTCGGTTCGCTTCGGGTATAGCTTCTTGAAAATATCCCGCTGTAGCTCGTTTTCAAACCAATGTTAACCCTtttccgtacaacatcgagactcactcgtggtgtacttggaTAACATGTGCggtagaacgctcagcagagtaatGAAAACACTTAATGTGTggcgtattaaataatacgggaagggattAATTATTTCCCTTTTTGCGTTCATGACGTCTTAATACGAATTAACACATCATGCTGACATTTCAATGCACTTTGAAATAAAACCACTCAAGTGTGTATTTAATTTACTCATTTTGAACAAGACAGTTTTGAAAATCGGCGACAGTTACTTTGGATCACTCTGTAGTGCACAAAGAAAGTatgttgtaaatttgtaaagTAAAATGATGACAACTTGACTCGCACATTTAATGTTGCGCCATCTTTTGTGAATCCCtgaaaacttttttatatttcaatgaTTGAGGCATCTAAGTTTTAATTTACAGCTGTAGTGTTGTCTAGGGTGAATTAACGCCAGTTTTTGTAACGAGTCATACATTAGATATGAAAAATAAGCATTCAAAGCGAATTTGACTTACCCGGTTTTCCGTATTGTCTGCACAGCTGGAAAATTGCTTTCATCGCACTTGCGCTGATATTGGAATCGATAATCACCAGCGGCGTCCCCTGAATCAACTTTGAGTGGGAATTGATCTGTGAGTAAAAAGTTAATGTGGATTAATTTgctatttaatttaaaaaaaaaaagtattgcaaaataaaatataaccccTGACGACGGATGTGGAATGGGTTAAGCTTGATTGTTCAACAGTTGGGAATTCAAATGGTGTGgcgttaaaattaaaataaatttcacAGTTTCATTCCGCGAGGCAACATGATGGATGTTATCTCCGCCCTTCCAATGGGGGTGAAAAATGCAATTATTGATTTGTTGAGCCTTACCCAGTCGACTGAAATGGCATTGTGGATGGACATATCGCCTACGACCAGCTTGCATTCCCCTTGATTGTCCAGTAGTACGGAACAGTTGGCTGTTGGGTGGCTGCCAGTGGTGACAATCGATGATCCGCAGTGGTTTGGCAGCAGCCGCTTTAAGTATTCGCCGTTCTGGAGATAAATTGTGGCAAAAGAGAAACAAACGACATTGGAATGAGGTTGGGGCAGATCGTTTGGTTTATCTATTTTATTCGGCGTCGAGAATTTATCGATGTGCCAATTGGCTTTTCCTCGATACTCACTTGGTCATTGCCAACGGCTGAAATCAGATGGACATTTccataaattttccaaattcctTCAGCAATGTTGCGACCTACGCCGCCACCGGAAATATCAATTGTTGCATGGTAAGTGGCGCCATCAAGCTGTAATGAAAGTGGAGATCAATTATCGAGTAGCCCGGCAAAATAAATATTCTAAGCAAACTGTTCATTTTCTACTAAAAAAAGACCATTAACAAACTTGGCATCGAAGGCAACGGTCGAAAATTTACATTGCTcccttgaaattgaaattgcaaCCTGAAGTTACATACTTGAACAAtcatgaagccaaatttgaacGGAACAAGTGAAAATTATCAAGCGAATCAAAACTTAATGCCGACAGCCACGAGCGATTATTACCCTCCTGCCCAGTACTATCAACAGCAGTTTCCCAGTCAAGGAACGCGGCAGCACCAGCAACCTCAAGTACCATACAATTTGGGACAGACTGCGAACATGCCAATGATGTTATATCAGTATAATCCTCCAAAGACGGCATCCACAAATCAAATGGTCCCACCAGGCCAGCTGCAGCTTGATCAACCTGTCGGAGGCGGACAATATTTTATTGGTAATTTCTGCTCTACCTTCTTGTTGGTTTTGTTCCGGCTAAGAAGCACACACGGGTTCATtcgttgtgatttttccattcgtTTTACATAGACGCCGCTTGCACGATTCCGGTCGGTCAATCCGGTAACCAGCAACCCCAACCCCTGCAACAATATGCCCCAttccagcaacagcagcagccccAACCCCAGTTCCAGAAAGGGCTTAAACTGTCGGGCCAATGCAAGAATCCCCGGTGCGACCGCTGCTCCGGTGGTCAGTCTGCTTTAGCGTCGGCGAACGTTAGGAGGTAGTGTCGAGTTGATGCCTGTTTCGATTCGCAATAAATTAGCTCGTGTTAAACAAAATTTATTACCTTAAAAATAAAACTATGTACTGCATTTGTAGTGTATTTATTTGCTACCAGGAAATCCGTACCGCACAAGTTCAACAGAGTTCGCCCCAGGGTTCAATGCTCCGGATGTGGGTTGGAAAAACGTTTTGGGTTATATTAGCATCGCTAGTTATGAAAAAGGAATTGTTAATGTGTGGGCAGGAAACCCTATGTCCGGATGTGTACTATTTCTTATGCCATTCTATCTTCCCGGCAAGATTAATGTTTACGAATGTTTCGAGGATTTTGCATCGTTAGTAGACGTATTTAGGCGTTGGCTGACTGGCAGCGAAGacgtgctgttttttttttctagtttataGGCTAGTATAAATTATTGATGACTCGTTTATAGGAATTGAATAGTTTCCAATGATAGGAATATCTTTTTCCGCAACGTCAGTTGTTTTGATACTTAATATCAGTTCAAGTCTTCATAATCGAAGCACGTGTTATAGAGTTCTTCTTAAACTCGCATAGAACAAATATTTACCCCGATTCTGAATTAGTTTTGCTCTGAGACGAGACCAGGTAATAGAGCGGTCGATTCCGGACTCGTTACTAATTGGTCAATTCTAAATGGTTGCCAATACTGgttgtgtaacatttacccgaatgtaacaaatacccgaatgcgacatatacctgaatgcaacatttacccgaatgtaacttttacccgaatgaagaaggaaaaattccaaCAAATCAGGTTATGAGTTTTGTCTAATCTCCTGGTAGTAAATGAGggactcaaaatgaaaggggtgtaagtgacatcatcgactatctcttttggtcataacatagctgccaactcattcccagctatatttgacaatgtggaagataggtcagagcctcatctatcagattctatagcaaaatcaAGTTGGAACGTTTttacagttgagttattaactaaagagaaatatatcaaatcacttacactcctttcattctgagcccctcaactaatgaaaaagttgataaaaaaaatcgatcaaatcacttacaccccgttcattctaagcccctcaaataatcagccctattctgtattccgacggatttatatttcgttcgaaaccgttatttcgttcgagttttaatttcgcattccctatttcgaacgttttgcccattcaatgttcgaagagaaacagatcgaacgaaatgcaaaaacaactcgaacggaatacagaatggaattttatcaagtcgttcgaaatatttcgactcgatcgaaatacagaataggggtgaataTTAAATCAATACAACATGACAGAGCAACAAAAATATgcattgaaatgaaaatgatgcgGGAGACCTCGCtgattaatttttaggaattagtGTGATTACCTGGAAAAACTTGAAAATCAGAgaattcaaacaatgtcagGGAAAATTAGGGGACATCAGGGAATTTCTGGAAAAGATGCAATT from Toxorhynchites rutilus septentrionalis strain SRP chromosome 3, ASM2978413v1, whole genome shotgun sequence encodes:
- the LOC129776188 gene encoding uncharacterized protein LOC129776188, with translation MKPNLNGTSENYQANQNLMPTATSDYYPPAQYYQQQFPSQGTRQHQQPQVPYNLGQTANMPMMLYQYNPPKTASTNQMVPPGQLQLDQPVGGGQYFIDAACTIPVGQSGNQQPQPLQQYAPFQQQQQPQPQFQKGLKLSGQCKNPRCDRCSGGQSALASANVRR